TACAAAAGTGCTGCCACCAAACAATGGGAACCCGTGAACCTGGAAATCTGGCGCGGTCAGGAAGGCGTTACCCAAACAAAAACACTGGTTGATTACAACGAACAATACTACCTGATAAAAGAAGAAATGACGCATTTCGGTGCCCAAAAACTCATCCTGAAAGATAAAAAAACAGGACAGATCATAGAGCAGACCGACCAGGCATAGAAAGGATTTACGGATTTTTTGATTTACGAATTTAGGGATTTAAAATGCAGCGAAGATGATCCGTTTGAAAACACAGAGAAGATTTACGCGAAGACCTTCGCTACATTTTAAATCCCTAAATTCGTAAATCAAAAAATCCGTAAATCCCTATCCGGTGTTCATATCTTGACGAATATCGCTTTCCCAAATGTGTGGTTTACCTCCACCTGTACGAGGGTGCCATTCAGGTATTTGTAGATGTTCTTTTTCCCTTCGGGGAGTACCAGTTCATACTCACCGCTGCCGAGGGGTCTGAGTTGTAAAAAGCGGCCCAGTGTTTCAGAAAAGATGCGGGTTACCTGTTTGGGTTCTGCAAAATAAAGTTCTCCTACACAATGATCAATTTCGGTATTGTCTATTTTTAATTTTGTGCCATTCAATATAATCGTATAGTCGTTGCCGTTACGGCGGGTAGTTGTCTCCTTATCATCGTTGCTCTTACCGGATCCTGATACCCGTGTAGACCGGGCCATGGTCAGTACATTATTATTGTATTCATTAATGATATCACTGTTCACTTTAGACAATATTGTTTGAATACGTGTTTTAATGACAATACTTTTAGCAGTCCCATTTACCTTACGTTGCGCCTCAATGGTACCTATGGCGTGATTCGCCACCCGCACTTCAAAAGTATTTTTCTGGGCATTTACTGGCAGGTACAATACAGCAACCGTAATAACGCTCAACAATACACGAAAAAGGTTTTTCATAATAGCTTACTTAAAGATCTACGAAAACGGGAGGTAGCTGTAATATCCCCGTATGGGAAAATACAAAAAATCCGGCAGGTTTTCACGAACGCATCCGGTAAAAAAGAAGGGCGCAAAGATTATAAATAATCCCTGCGCCCTTTATTTTTTTACGCTTTTGTGTCTTTACGTGAGCTTTTACAGCATCTCCCTGATCCTCGTAACGAGTTCTCCTTTTGTAATGGGCACGCCCATTATTTTGTGATAGCCCTGAGCATCAATCAGATACTGGTCACGGATTATTTTGATGAGCTGACCATTGTTAATTTCAGGAATCAGTACTTTATCGTAGCTATGCAATATTTCTTCCAGATTTTTCGGGAAGGGGCGCAGATGGCGAATTTGTGCATGCGCTACTTCGTGGCCTTCTGCCAACAGCTCCAGTACAGCACTTTTGATAGCGCCATAGGTAGAACCCCAGCCTAATACCAGTACTTTACCTTTTTCCGGACCTACTTCGATCTTTTGTAACGGAATACTATCGGCAATCTTATCTACCTTCTCCTGGCGGATCTTCACCATCAGCTGGTGGTTTTCCGGATCATAGCTCACATTACCGGTAATATTCTGTTTTTCCAGTCCACCAATACGGTGTTCCAGCCCCGGTGTACCAGGTACCGCCCAGGGGCGCACCAGGTTTTCATCGCGGTGATAAGGCAGGAAATGTTCTTCCCCTTCTTCCAATCCTTTCTTGAATTTCACTTCAATGGCAGGCAGGTCGGCACTCTTGGGGAAACGCCATGGTTCGGAACCATTGGCAATATATCCATCGCTGAGGAAGATGACCGGTGTCATGTGCTGCACAGCAATGCGGAAGGCTTCAAAAATGGCATCGAAGCAATCTGCCGGTGTGGAAGCTGATATAACTGGCATCGGACACTCTCCATTACGGCCATAATAAGCCTGTAACAGATCCGATTGCTCTGTTTTGGTAGGCAGCCCTGTAGAAGGTCCACCACGCTGAATATCAATGATCAGTAACGGAATTTCCAGCATTACTGCCAGTCCCATGGCTTCGCCTTTCAGCGCCATACCCGGGCCGGAAGTAGTGGTTAATCCCATATGGCCGCCATAAGAGGCGCCGATAGCGGAACTAATACCAGCAATTTCATCTTCTGCCTGGAAAGTACGGATACCAAAATTTTTGAAGCGGCTGAGTTCATGCAGGATATCGGAAGCCGGTGTAATCGGGTAAGTACCCAGGAAAAGTGGTAGGTTAGCTTTCTGTGAAGCAGCCACCAGACCGTAAGACAGCGCCGTATTACCGGTAATGCTGCGGTAGGTACCTGGCTCCATACGGGCCTTTTCTACGTGATAGCGGGTAGTGAAAGCTTCCACGGTATCGGCGAAGTTGTAACCTGCATGCAGGGCTCTCAGGTTACTTTCCAGGATCTCTGCTTTTTTACCGAACTTCTCTTTCAGGAAAACTTCTGTGTTTTCCATGTTACGGTCATACAGCCAATAGAGGAAGCCCAGTACAAACATATTTTTTGCACGGTCTTTCTCCTTCATGCCCATGCTGATATCTTTCAGTGCTTCACGGGTCATTTTGGTAACATCCATGGAATGCAGCTGATAGTTCACCAGAGAACCGTCTTCCAGGGGGTTGATGCCCTCGGGATAGTTGGCAAGACGCAGGTTCTTACTGTCAAAACCGTCTGTGTTGGCGATAATAATCCCGCCTTTTTTCAATCCTTTCAGGTTTACTTTCAGGGCAGCGGCATTCATCGCCACCAGTACATCACAGGCATCACCCGGTGTAAATATTCTGTTAGAAGAAAAATGAAGCTGAAATCCGCTCACGCCCGGCAAAGTACCTATTGGAGCGCGTATTTCGGCGGGAAAATCCGGGAAAGTACTCAGGTCATTACCGAATAAAGCGGTATTATTTGAAAACTGGCTACCCGTTAATTGCATCCCGTCTCCACTGTCGCCTGCGAATTTTATCACGACATCATCCAGCTTTTGAATCGAAATATTAGGCATCTATTGTTCTTTTAAGGTATCTTTTAAAGATGTAAATTTAGGTAATCGGCAGGTAGTAATACCATATCCCTTCAGATTTGGTTTTAAATTGCTACACAAAAGTACACAACTTTAGTAGACTATTATCGTCTGAATGCAGCATTCTGATTACTTCTTGTTATGGGTTATAACTGGAAGTTATTGGCTCACAAATGCTAATTTTCTGACAAATTACCTCCTTCAAATGCGGTGATATCAAATCAAATCGTATTTTTACCCCTAATTTTTAAACTATACTTTATGGCACTATTTCAATCGAACAACCCTGTACTGAAGCAAAGTATATTCGACAAGGTTGCTCACACGGAAGGCGAAACCATGACCATTCGCGGGACGGTTAATAAGATGTCTTTCCTGCTGGTCATGCTGATGGCAGCAGCAGTATTTTCTTACGGAGAATTTTTAAGGGGCAGCAGCAATGTGATGCCACTGGTAATAGGAGGTGCAATAGGCGGTTTTGTACTGGCGCTGGTGATCATCTTCAAAAAAGAATGGTCTCCCTATCTTGCACCGGCTTACGCCATTGCACAAGGTTTATTCCTGGGGGCTATCTCTGCTATGTTTAACGGTCAATATCAAGGTATCGTATTACAGGCGGTAGGTCTTACTTTCGGCACCTTCATCGCGATGCTGGTATTATACCGCACAGGAGTGATCCGCGCAACTGAACGTTTTAAATCTATCATTATAACAGCTACAATGGGTATCGGTATCTTTTACCTGATCGCTATTGTACTTCGTTTGTTCCATGTTGATATTCCGTTTATTCACAGCAGCGGTACTTTCGGAATTATATTTTCACTGGTGGTAGTAAGTATTGCTGCCCTGAACCTCATTCTTGATTTTGATATGATTGAACAGGGAGCCGCACAGGGTGCACCAAAGTATTTTGAGTGGTATGGTTCTTTCGGACTGCTGGTAACACTGGTTTGGTTGTACCTCGAAATCCTGCGCCTGTTGAGCAAATTGAACAGAAGATAATACATAAGATAAAAGCTATTGGAGAAGTCTTCCGGTCATTCCGGAAGACTTTTTTGTTTTGTTAATGTCTTCCAAAAGTATTGTTAAAGAGCAGATGAACGAAATACTGTGGCACCGTAATTGCAAAATTGGTCTATACAAGAAGTTCTTTACATTTTAAAACAGACATCATACAATGCTAACACCTTTACTTACCATGTAATCTTTATTGTTAAACATTTTAAATCGTATGCTATGAAAAAGATGAAAGTAACCATGTTAGCACTTGCGGCTGTAGCGTTTGTAGCTTTTGCATTTAAAGGTATTGATGGCGGTTCCATCACAGGTAAAGTAACACCTGCTGCCGGAGCCACAGAGGCCTGGGCCATCCAGGGTACAGATACGCTCAAGTCACCCGTTTCAGATGGCGCATTTAGTTTTCAAAATGCAAAAACAGGCGTGTATACTATTATTATAGGAGCCAAAGAACCACTTAAACCTGCAACTGTTAACGATGTTAAAGTGGAAGATGGAAAAGCCACCGATCTCGGAGAGATCAAATTAGGAGAATAAATAAGCGCAATAGTTGGTTTTCATAGGGGTTAATCATAAGCCGGTCCGTACGTCTGTACGGCCGGCTTTTTTTGTGGCCTGGCAGCTGTTCCCATTTCTTTTTATCCAGCTAAAGATCCGTTTTATCAAGATCCCCGATTTTAATTCCGGGGTCGTAGGGGTAAATGTTCCTTCAACCGTCATGCTTTTATAAACCCCCAAAAAAATGATGGTTATGAAGAAACAATTCTTAATTACTTATACCAGCCTCAGTGTAGGATGGTTTTTACTCATGCTGGCGATCTTCGCGCTGATCCTCGGCGGTTGCACAAAAGAGCGCATTACCGGCTCAGGAAATGTGGTAGAAGAAACACGTACTACTGCTCCTTTCACGGAGGTGGAAATATCAGGTGCGTTTGAGGTACACCTGTTGCAGGATAGCAGTGCCCAGGTAGTAATCAAGGCAGAAGATAATATTATGGGTGTTATCGAAACCGGTACCCATGGCAATATCCTGTATGTGCGTACAAAAAATCATGTCAATATCCGCCGGCATATGCCGATACATATATATGTACACAGCCGCCTCTTTCAGCGCATCACTTTTTCCGGTTCCGGCTCATTGGATAATAAGGATACCTTACAAAGTACATCGTTCAGGTATGTGTTGAATGGTAGCGCCAATGCTTCCCTGGCACTGGCCACCACAGCAATCTCCACAACGATCAATGGTTCCGGTGATCTGATCATGAAAGGTCATGCTACAACACTGAACAGTGATATCAATGGCAGCGGCAATATTTCCGCACTGGATATGACCGTGCAAACCGCTGATATTACGATCAGGGGCTCAGGAGCGCATACCATCCAGGTGGAAAAAGAATTGCGGGTGAGTATCCTTGGCAGTGGTAATGTTACCTATTCAGGTACACCAACGAAATTGGAGACTGATATAAAAGGATCAGGAAAACTGATTAAGATATAAGTGGCAGCAATAAGCAATTGCTCATTTTCGTATAACCTACGCCGTTATGCTTCATTCACAATATGGATGAATGAAAAAGGCCCCCGCTGATGCAGGGGCCTTTTATTATTTTATAAGCGGGCATTTATCAGGCGCCGCCCAGTTTACATTTCTGGAGTACTTCCCATGATTTACCGTTGTGACGGAGGAAATACAGGTTGTTTACTTTAAAGGTAGCCTCGTAATCTTTGTTTTCATACTCCGGCCATGCCTTGTTAAACTGATCATCTTCCAGGTCTTTGAAAGCCACGGTAACGTGTGGTGTGAACCCGGTACGTGCCAGCATGGTGCTGAAGCCAAATTCCTTACGCAGGAAGTTGATCAGCTGACGGTGCATAGCAGACATGGTTTCACTTTTTTCCACGTTGATGAACAGTACACGGTTCTGTTTATTCGGGAATGTACCGTAGCCTTTCAGTGATACTTCAAAAGGAGCCTGTGTTTTGGCAAATTCAGTCAGTTCATCACAGAAAGCTTTTTCCAGTGCCGGATCAGCCGTGAAAGGTACCTGCAGGGTAATATGTGGCAACACTTTCAGTGCGTACATAGGACCGTATTGTTCTGCAAATTCCTGTTTGATTTTTATGATCTCTTTACCTACTTCTGCGGTTGGCAGCAAGGCGATAAAGTATATTTTGTTATCTGGTTTTGGTTCGAAGCGTTGAGGTCTGCCGCCCTGTCTTGGGCTGCCGCCGCTACGGTATCCACCACCGCCGCCACCGCCACGGTTATAGCCACCGCCACCACCGCCGCGATCGTAACCGCCGCCACCGCCACCACGGTTGTAGCCACCGCCACCGCCGCCTTCGCGATTGTAACCACCGCCGCCACCACGATTGTAGCCGCCACCGCCGGAACCTCCGTCACGGTTGTAACCACCACCGCCGCCGCTGCCGCGATCATAACCACCACCGCCACCGCCGCGATTGTAGCCGCCACCACCGGAACCTCCGTCACGGTTGTAACCACCACCGCCGCCACTGCCGCGATCATAACCACCGCCGCCACCGCCGCGATTGTAGCCGCCACCACCGGAACCTCCGTCACGGTTGTAACCACCACCGCCGCCACTGCCGCGATCATAGCCTCCACCGCCACCGCGGTTGTAGCCACCACCGGAACCTCCGTCACGGTTGTAACCACCACCACCGCCATCACGGTTATAGCCACCGCCACCATCACGATTATAACCACCACCGGAACCTCCGTCGCGATTATAGTCAGTACGGGGACGATATCCGCCTTCGCGGTTATAGTCAGTGCGGGGACGACTTTCACGGTCTCCACCGTTGTAGTCGGTACGTGGACGACTCTCACGGTCTCCACTGTTGTAGTCGGGTTTTCCACCCTCCCGCTCATTGTTTAAATTGGGTTTGAAGTCACCTCTCTCCTTGTTGGGATCATTCTCTTTGTTGGTATCAGAAGAGTAGGGCCTGCGGGGGCGTTCGTTTCTCTCAAAATTCATCTTACTTAATTAAGCGTTTGAAGCAATATTAGATATGATTTCATAAAAATGAAATACATCCTGATAAGAATTATATAAGGGCGCCGGTGAAACTCTGATGACTCCGGGTTCTCTCCAGTCAACGATTATACCGGCATTTTTCATTTGCTGATGTATTTCTTTACCATTGTCCAGGAATAACAAAGATAATTGAGCACCACGTTCGTTACAATTTTTAGGTGTAATAATTTCAAAATTTATACCATTCAACTGCTGCAATAAAAAGACCAGATAGTTAGTCATATCATTGCTTTTACTGCGTAAAGCACCGATACCGGCTGCTTCAAATAATTCCAGGGAGGCTTTCAGGCTTACCATATTAAACACCTGAGCGGTGCTATGCTGCCATCCTTCGGCTTCTTGTTTAGGCACAAACCCTTTTTCCATTTTAAAACGTGCACTCTCTTCGTTGCCCCACCAGCCACCAAGGCGGAAAAGTCCGCAGTTGCCGGCGTGTTTTTCATGCACAAATGCGCCTCCTACTGCGCCGGGACCACCATTCAGATACTTATATGAGCACCAAACGGCAAAATCTACTCCCCAATTGTGCAATGCTACCGGAATATTTCCTGCTACATGTGCCAGGTCGAAACCGGCATAAGCGCCTGCACGGTGTGCAGCGGCTGTTATAGCGGGTATATCAAAAAACTGTCCGGTGTAATAATTAATCCCACCAAATAAAACTAATGCTAAGCTATCACTTTCCTTGTTAATAATTTCCAAAATATCTTCCAACCTTATCAAATGCTCTCCGGGCCGGGGGGAAACCTCTATGATAGCGACTTCAGGGTCAAATCCGTGAAATTTCACCTGGGTTTCTATTGCATATTGGTCGCTGGGAAAGGCTCCTGCCTCCATTAACACTTTAAACCGTTGGCTGGTTGGCCGGTAAAAACTCACCATCATCAGGTGCAGATTCACAGTAAGTGTATTCATTACCGTTAGCTCCTGCTGACTGGCTCCTAATATACTTGTCAACGGCTTACTGCAATACTGCTGATAATATAACCATGGATTCTTTGCCGCCCAGTAACCTTCCACCGCATATGCCTGCCAATCGGCTAACTCCTGGTCTATCGCTGCTTTCACATTCCTGGACTGTAAGCCAAGTGAGTTACCACATAAATAAATAGCATCTTTTCCATTATGTTGCGGGAAATAAAACTGCTCTCTGAATTTATTCAATGGATCCTGTTGGTCCTTCTCTTTTGCAAATGCTAAGGTTGCTACGTACTCCATGGTCTTCCAATCTTTGCCTGGCCCCTCTTACTGGCAGATGAATCCTGTGCTGTTGAAACGATTGTATCTTATTTCCTCATAATTATAAAACAGGCAAACATGCATAACTGTTTAAAAAAGACTGTTTTCTTTTAATATTTCACTCTTATTATCATATGGCATATAAGGCTTAAGGCTGTATATGGCTAGTAACGTGAACGATTCAAGGGTCAAAAGTAATAAAGGCTAATCAAATGCCCACTATTCTGATTGTTAAACTTTGTTAATTAAACAAAAAATGGTTTCAATTCAACAAAAATATGGTTTCATTAGCCAATTTACAAAAAAAATCCGTCCCGAAGAATCGGGACGGAGACTGTTAACCTACAACTGTTACACTGTATTGATAAAAATGCTTATTTCTGTATCTAATTCACTGAAATTCCGTCTACTTTATCCGCATGTACCGGTTCTCCGTTGTCACCCGGCTCCGGAAAGAAATCATATGGTTTCTGCGATAAATACTGCGGATCATGCAACTTCCTCACTTCTTCCTTCTTCATAAATATTTTTAAGATCAGTACCAGGAAAGGCACATACTTCAGCGAACGGGGCATATTATACCTGTCCAGCACATCCAGCGACCGCTTGTTCATCGCATACATCACCGGCACCAGGATCAGTGTCAGGAAAGTGGCAAAAATCAACCCGAATACCATTGTCCAGGCAAGCGGACCCCAGAAAGCCACGTTATCTCCACCAAAGAAAATATGCGGCTTAAAGTCGCTAAACAGGCTGGCGAAATCGATATTAAAGCCCACTGCCAAGGGAATGAGTCCCAGAATAGCCGCGATGGCCGTCAGGATCACCGGCGTCATACGGGTTTTACCCGCTTCCACCACTGCTTCATACACCGGCATCTTCTGCTGTACCAGCAGGTCCGTAAACTCTACCAGCACAATACCATTACGTACCACAATACCCGCCAGCGCCATAATACCAACCCCCGTCATAACAATGGAAATGTCCATTTTGAAGATGGAAAAGCCCAGGAATACCCCTATAATACTAAACAGGATTTCCAGGAAGATGATCAACGGCCGGCCAATAGAGTTAAACTGCGTTACCATGATCATCAGGATCAGCCCAAAAGCGCCCAGCATAGCCATCATCAGGAAGTTCATCGTTTCCAGCTGGTCTTCCTGCTCACCGGTCATTTTAATGGTAACCGAAGATGGATGAGAGAAATCACGCAGCGCGGTTTCTATATGCTGTACCACTTCGTTGGTATTGAAGCCTGTCAACACATTGGAATACAACGTAATTACACGTTTCTGATCTATTCTTTTAATACCTGCGTAAGTATTAGAGTAATGAATATCAGCTACCGCAGACAACGGCACCTGGCGGATGGCCCCGCCCATATTCATATCGCGGTATACCAGGTTCAGGTTCATCAGGTTATTGATATTATTCCGCTGATCTTCTTTCAATCTCACCATAATCTTATATTCATCTTTCGCATCCCTGATCTTGGAAGCCTCGAAGCCAAACAACGCTGTACGCAACGCGCCGCCAATCTGCCTGGTGGAAATACCTTCACTATTAGCCCGCTCCCGGTCAATGCTCACAACAATTTCCGGTTTGTTATCTTCAAAATCACTCTTCAGTTCTTCCACACCATCTACATGTAAGGAATCGAGATAACGTTTAAGCCTGAACGAAGAACTGGTCAGCTCATCAAAATTATCACCTGTGATCTCTATATTAATTGGCTTACCGGTTGGAGGTCCGCCCTGCTCCTGCTCTACCGTGATATTGGTACCGGGAATACCCTTCACCGCATTACGGATTTTATCAAGATATTGTACAGTAGACTGTCCATTCCTGGCGCCAAATTCCACAAAGGCCACTGTTACTTTACCTTTCTGTGGCTGGGTACTCATATCCATCTGTGAAGGATCGCCGGCGCCTTTGGCCACATTGGAAATGATAGATTCCACAATAGGATTATTGCTGCCTACCACTTTAGTGATGCGGTTTTCCACGATATGCGTAATAGAATCTGTATACTTCTGATCGGTACCATTTGGCAGCTCGATATAGGTATAGATAAAGTTGGGATCTGCCTGCGGAAAGAACACTACTTTAGGATTCCGGATACCGGTTAAAATAATGCTGAAGATCAGCAGACAGAAAGTAGCTACCAGGATCCATATTGGACGCCAGGCTACCAGACACCACTTCAGGATCCGTTTGTAACGCTCTTGCACTCTAGGCCAGAACCCATGCTGGAAGCGGCGTGCCACGCCACCCAGCCAAAAACGTTCCAGCACAATAATGAGATACAGGAAGATCACAAAGTTGCCTACTCCCCTGCTGCCATTGGCATATCCTACCAGCGCCAGCAACACAAATACACCTGTAAGGATCTTAAACTTCTTGTCGAACCTGGGCTTCGGCTGGTTTTCACCTTCATGACGATCCATGAAATCTACCGCAAATACCGGGTTGATAATGTACGCCACCACCAGTGATGCACCTAAAGTAGTGATCAATGTTACCGGTAAATAGAACATGAACTTACCGATCACACCAGGCCAGAATAGTAACGGCACAAATGGTGCAAGTACTGTGAGCGTTCCGGAAAATACCGGCAGGAATACTTCCCCCGCCGCTATCTTGGCGGCTTTCACAATCCCCAGTTCCTTTCGCTCATTATAAATACGGTGCACGTTTTCTATCACCACAATCGCATCATCTACCACAATACCCAATGCCAGCAGGAAAGAGAACAGTACCATCATATTCAGCGTAAACCCATACATCGGCATGAGTAGAAATGCAATGAACATGGAGATAGGTACCGACAAGGCCACGAAGATGGCATTCACCGCACCCATGAAGAACATGAGGATCAGTGTTACCAACAGAAAGCCTATGATGATGGTATTGATCAGATCATGTAAGGTAACACGGGTGGATTTAGACTGATCAGCCGTAATAGTGACGTTCAGGCCTTTCGGAAAGTAATTCTCCTGCATGTCTTTGGTAATTTCCTGGATCTTGTCAGATGCATCGATCAGGTTCTTACCACTTTGTTTAATGACGTTCAGTGTAATTACATTTTTTCCTGCAAGCCGCGCATAGCTTTCCTGTTCCAGGAAACCATCCACTACGTTGGCGATATCTTTCAGATACACCGTGGCGCCTGACTGTCCGCGGACAATGATATTACCGATACGGGAAGGATCTTTGTATTCGCCTTTTACACTGAGACTGCGTTTCTGTCCGTCCATCGATACCAGACCGCCGGAGATGGTAATATTCTCTCCCTGAATGGCGCCGATAATATCTTCAAAACTGATTTTGGCGGCATCCATTTTGTATTTGTCCACGTTGATCTGAATCTCACGTTCCAGCTCCCCTACCAGGTCTACACGGGTAATTTCATTCAGTGCTTCAATGCGGTCTTTCATATCATCCGCATAACGTTTCAATGTTTGCAGATCGAAGTCACCGGAGAGGTTTACGTTCATGATAGGAATCTGGGAAACATCGATCTTTACGATCTGTGGTTCCTGGGTCAGGTCTTTGGGCAGATCCTTCTTGGCATCATCTACTTTTTCACGTACTTGCTGCCTCGCCGCTTCAATATCTTCATTCGCGTT
The Chitinophaga sp. MM2321 DNA segment above includes these coding regions:
- a CDS encoding efflux RND transporter permease subunit, producing the protein MQDNIHKEFKPTSWAIDNKVSIYVATIIIAFAGILSYINLPKEQFPEVVFPQFFINTVLAGTSPEDMETLVTKPIEKQLNGISGVKKIKSTSMQDFSAITIEFNANEDIEAARQQVREKVDDAKKDLPKDLTQEPQIVKIDVSQIPIMNVNLSGDFDLQTLKRYADDMKDRIEALNEITRVDLVGELEREIQINVDKYKMDAAKISFEDIIGAIQGENITISGGLVSMDGQKRSLSVKGEYKDPSRIGNIIVRGQSGATVYLKDIANVVDGFLEQESYARLAGKNVITLNVIKQSGKNLIDASDKIQEITKDMQENYFPKGLNVTITADQSKSTRVTLHDLINTIIIGFLLVTLILMFFMGAVNAIFVALSVPISMFIAFLLMPMYGFTLNMMVLFSFLLALGIVVDDAIVVIENVHRIYNERKELGIVKAAKIAAGEVFLPVFSGTLTVLAPFVPLLFWPGVIGKFMFYLPVTLITTLGASLVVAYIINPVFAVDFMDRHEGENQPKPRFDKKFKILTGVFVLLALVGYANGSRGVGNFVIFLYLIIVLERFWLGGVARRFQHGFWPRVQERYKRILKWCLVAWRPIWILVATFCLLIFSIILTGIRNPKVVFFPQADPNFIYTYIELPNGTDQKYTDSITHIVENRITKVVGSNNPIVESIISNVAKGAGDPSQMDMSTQPQKGKVTVAFVEFGARNGQSTVQYLDKIRNAVKGIPGTNITVEQEQGGPPTGKPINIEITGDNFDELTSSSFRLKRYLDSLHVDGVEELKSDFEDNKPEIVVSIDRERANSEGISTRQIGGALRTALFGFEASKIRDAKDEYKIMVRLKEDQRNNINNLMNLNLVYRDMNMGGAIRQVPLSAVADIHYSNTYAGIKRIDQKRVITLYSNVLTGFNTNEVVQHIETALRDFSHPSSVTIKMTGEQEDQLETMNFLMMAMLGAFGLILMIMVTQFNSIGRPLIIFLEILFSIIGVFLGFSIFKMDISIVMTGVGIMALAGIVVRNGIVLVEFTDLLVQQKMPVYEAVVEAGKTRMTPVILTAIAAILGLIPLAVGFNIDFASLFSDFKPHIFFGGDNVAFWGPLAWTMVFGLIFATFLTLILVPVMYAMNKRSLDVLDRYNMPRSLKYVPFLVLILKIFMKKEEVRKLHDPQYLSQKPYDFFPEPGDNGEPVHADKVDGISVN
- a CDS encoding 2-oxoacid:acceptor oxidoreductase subunit alpha, coding for MPNISIQKLDDVVIKFAGDSGDGMQLTGSQFSNNTALFGNDLSTFPDFPAEIRAPIGTLPGVSGFQLHFSSNRIFTPGDACDVLVAMNAAALKVNLKGLKKGGIIIANTDGFDSKNLRLANYPEGINPLEDGSLVNYQLHSMDVTKMTREALKDISMGMKEKDRAKNMFVLGFLYWLYDRNMENTEVFLKEKFGKKAEILESNLRALHAGYNFADTVEAFTTRYHVEKARMEPGTYRSITGNTALSYGLVAASQKANLPLFLGTYPITPASDILHELSRFKNFGIRTFQAEDEIAGISSAIGASYGGHMGLTTTSGPGMALKGEAMGLAVMLEIPLLIIDIQRGGPSTGLPTKTEQSDLLQAYYGRNGECPMPVISASTPADCFDAIFEAFRIAVQHMTPVIFLSDGYIANGSEPWRFPKSADLPAIEVKFKKGLEEGEEHFLPYHRDENLVRPWAVPGTPGLEHRIGGLEKQNITGNVSYDPENHQLMVKIRQEKVDKIADSIPLQKIEVGPEKGKVLVLGWGSTYGAIKSAVLELLAEGHEVAHAQIRHLRPFPKNLEEILHSYDKVLIPEINNGQLIKIIRDQYLIDAQGYHKIMGVPITKGELVTRIREML
- the kynU gene encoding kynureninase is translated as MEYVATLAFAKEKDQQDPLNKFREQFYFPQHNGKDAIYLCGNSLGLQSRNVKAAIDQELADWQAYAVEGYWAAKNPWLYYQQYCSKPLTSILGASQQELTVMNTLTVNLHLMMVSFYRPTSQRFKVLMEAGAFPSDQYAIETQVKFHGFDPEVAIIEVSPRPGEHLIRLEDILEIINKESDSLALVLFGGINYYTGQFFDIPAITAAAHRAGAYAGFDLAHVAGNIPVALHNWGVDFAVWCSYKYLNGGPGAVGGAFVHEKHAGNCGLFRLGGWWGNEESARFKMEKGFVPKQEAEGWQHSTAQVFNMVSLKASLELFEAAGIGALRSKSNDMTNYLVFLLQQLNGINFEIITPKNCNERGAQLSLLFLDNGKEIHQQMKNAGIIVDWREPGVIRVSPAPLYNSYQDVFHFYEIISNIASNA
- a CDS encoding head GIN domain-containing protein encodes the protein MKKQFLITYTSLSVGWFLLMLAIFALILGGCTKERITGSGNVVEETRTTAPFTEVEISGAFEVHLLQDSSAQVVIKAEDNIMGVIETGTHGNILYVRTKNHVNIRRHMPIHIYVHSRLFQRITFSGSGSLDNKDTLQSTSFRYVLNGSANASLALATTAISTTINGSGDLIMKGHATTLNSDINGSGNISALDMTVQTADITIRGSGAHTIQVEKELRVSILGSGNVTYSGTPTKLETDIKGSGKLIKI
- a CDS encoding DUF6134 family protein, with the translated sequence MKNLFRVLLSVITVAVLYLPVNAQKNTFEVRVANHAIGTIEAQRKVNGTAKSIVIKTRIQTILSKVNSDIINEYNNNVLTMARSTRVSGSGKSNDDKETTTRRNGNDYTIILNGTKLKIDNTEIDHCVGELYFAEPKQVTRIFSETLGRFLQLRPLGSGEYELVLPEGKKNIYKYLNGTLVQVEVNHTFGKAIFVKI
- a CDS encoding Bax inhibitor-1/YccA family protein, producing the protein MALFQSNNPVLKQSIFDKVAHTEGETMTIRGTVNKMSFLLVMLMAAAVFSYGEFLRGSSNVMPLVIGGAIGGFVLALVIIFKKEWSPYLAPAYAIAQGLFLGAISAMFNGQYQGIVLQAVGLTFGTFIAMLVLYRTGVIRATERFKSIIITATMGIGIFYLIAIVLRLFHVDIPFIHSSGTFGIIFSLVVVSIAALNLILDFDMIEQGAAQGAPKYFEWYGSFGLLVTLVWLYLEILRLLSKLNRR
- a CDS encoding 2'-5' RNA ligase family protein — protein: MNFERNERPRRPYSSDTNKENDPNKERGDFKPNLNNEREGGKPDYNSGDRESRPRTDYNGGDRESRPRTDYNREGGYRPRTDYNRDGGSGGGYNRDGGGGYNRDGGGGGYNRDGGSGGGYNRGGGGGYDRGSGGGGGYNRDGGSGGGGYNRGGGGGGYDRGSGGGGGYNRDGGSGGGGYNRGGGGGGYDRGSGGGGGYNRDGGSGGGGYNRGGGGGYNREGGGGGGYNRGGGGGGYDRGGGGGGYNRGGGGGGGYRSGGSPRQGGRPQRFEPKPDNKIYFIALLPTAEVGKEIIKIKQEFAEQYGPMYALKVLPHITLQVPFTADPALEKAFCDELTEFAKTQAPFEVSLKGYGTFPNKQNRVLFINVEKSETMSAMHRQLINFLRKEFGFSTMLARTGFTPHVTVAFKDLEDDQFNKAWPEYENKDYEATFKVNNLYFLRHNGKSWEVLQKCKLGGA
- a CDS encoding carboxypeptidase regulatory-like domain-containing protein yields the protein MKKMKVTMLALAAVAFVAFAFKGIDGGSITGKVTPAAGATEAWAIQGTDTLKSPVSDGAFSFQNAKTGVYTIIIGAKEPLKPATVNDVKVEDGKATDLGEIKLGE